CACGTGGTTCGAGCGGCTGTTGCTGATCGGCACGTACCGGGATGTCGAGGTCGAGGCGCCCGGCCACCCGCTGCACCAGCTCGTGCTGCCGCTCGTCGCGAAGGCCACCACGGTCACGCTCACCGGCCTCGACCCCGCGCAGGTCGCCGAGCTGATGGGCCGCACCGCGGGCACGGACCCCGGCGCCGAACTGGCCGCCGACGTGCACCGCCGCACCGGCGGCAACCCGTTTTTCGTCGAGCAGACCGCGCGGCTCTGGCGCAGCGGCAGCCCCGTCTCGGCCGTCGCGCCGGGCGTGGCCGACGCGCTGCAGCGGCGGCTGTCGCTGCTGCCGGCGCAGGTGGCGGACCTGTTGAGCGACGCCGCCGTGCTCGGCCGGGAGTTCTCGTTGCATTTGCTCGCGGCGGTCGCCGGCGCCCCCGTGCCGCAGGTCGACCACCTGCTCGGCCAGGCCATCGCGACGCGGCTCGTGGTCGCGCTGGGCGAAGGCCGCTTCGCGTTCGCCCACGACCTGGTCCGTGAATCGCGCTACGCCGGCCTCGGGATCGAGGGAGCGGCCCGCCGCCACGCGGCCGTCGCCGACTCCGACCTGGTCGGCCCCGCCGAACGCGCCCGGCACGCCTACCTGGCCGGCGCTCTCGTCGAGCCGGCCCGCACCGTCGAGCTGCTCCTGGCGGCGACCCGGGATGCGAGTGCGCGCCTCGCCATCGAGGAGTCGATCGGCCACCTGCGGCGCGCACTGGAACGCGCGCCGACCGTCCGTACGCGTGCCGTCGTGGAGCTGGAACTGGGCACGGTGCTGTGGCGCGTCGACGACAAGGACGAGGCCTGGGAACACTTCGAAGGGGCCGTGACGGCCGTCCGCGAACTCGACGACGCCGAGCTGCTCGCGCGCGCCGGCCTCACCCTCGCCCGAGTCGACCCGGGCGGCGCACGCCACGAGCTCGTCTCCGGTCTCCTCCTGGAAGCCCACCGCCGCCTCTGCGCGGGAACTCCGGCCGAACAGCTGTCCCTCGACCGCGTCACGCTCGAGCTGACGGCCCGCGCCGCCATGCTCGCCCGCGACGACGAGGACGACCACGCCCTGGCCTTCTCCCTGTGGGCTCGCCACGACGCCATCTGGGGCCCCGGCAGCGGCGCCGAACGCGAGCGGCTGACGGACGAACTCGCAGCCATCGCCCGCCGCACCGGCGACCGCGAAAACGAATACTTCGCGTCGTCGTTGAAATGGGTCGCCCTCCTCGAACAAGGCGACCCCCGTTATCTGGAGCAGTTCCGCTCGTTCCAGGCCCTGACGGAAAACAGCGGCCTGCGCGGCGCCGAACTGGCCGCGAAAATCGACCGCAGCATCATCTGTGCCCTCCACGGCCGCTTCGCCGACTCGGACGCCGCTCTGCAGCAAGCTTTGGACGCGCACCTCGGCCTGAGTGAACGCGAGTTCGGCTTCATGGGCGACCAGCTGCGCTGGAGCGCCCTGCTGCTGCAAGGCCGTTTCGCCGAGCTGGCCGACCTGCCCGCCCGCATGAGCGACGCCGGCCACTCCCACCCCGGCCTCCTGCGCGCCCTCGCCGCCGCCCACGCCGGCGACGCGGCCGCCACGCGCGAGCTGCTCGCCGAGGCCACCGCGGAAGCCCCGTACTCCCGCGAGTTCACCCCGCTGTGGCTGCGCTGCCAGGCCCAGGCCGCCGCCGTCCTGGCCGACCGCCCGGCCGCCGAACGCCTCCTGGCCGAGCTCGCCCCGTACTCCGGCGAATGGCTGGTTTCCTTGTACGGCTGCGACCTGAGCGGCCCGGTCGACCTCTGGACCGGCCTCCTCGCCGCAACCCTCGGCGACCACGACCTCGCCGTCGATCTGTTCACCGCGGCCGCCCGCTCCGCCGACCGCCTGCGTGCGCGCCCGTGGTCGATCGAAGCCCGCAGCCACCTCGCCACCGCCTACCAGAACCTCGGCGACACCACTCGTGCGGCAGAACTGTTCGACACCGTCACCGCGGAAGCCACTTCCCTTGGCATGCACCACATCCCCGCCCGCGTTCGTTCAGCCCGAACGGAACCGTTACCCCTCAACGAGTTCCGCCGGACCGACTCCGTCTGGTGCCTCCGCTACTCCGGCCACGAGACCCGCGTCCCCGACTCCAAAGGCCTGCGCGACCTCCACTCCCTCCTCGGCCGCCCCGGCACCGACGTCCCCGCCGTCCGCCTCCTCTCCCCCGAAGCCGACTTCGCCCCCACCTTCACCGGCACCCCCGTCCTCGACGACACCGCCAAAGCCGCCTACCGCCACCGCCTCACCGAACTCGACGCCGCCATCGACCACGCCACCACCCTCGGCAACGACACCCGCGCCGCCACCCTCGACACCGAACGCGCCGCGCTCCTCACCGAACTCCGCACCTCCTCCGGCCTCGCCGGCCGCACCCGCCGCCTGGGCGACGAATCCGAACGCGCGCGCAAAGCCGTCACCGCCCGCATCCGCGACGCCATCCGCAAGCTCGCCGACCTCCACCCCACCCTCGCCGATCACCTCCACGCCACCATCACCACCGGCTCGAGCTGCTCCTACCACCCACCCACCCCCACCCCTTGGCGCCTCTGACGCCGCCACCCCAGCCACCCCACCCCAATGTGGCGTTCGGTGCGTTGAACGCACCGAACGCCACATTGGGTGCACCCAGCGCACCCAACGCCACATTGGGGCGCTTTTGCCCCACCCCACCGCCGGCCGCACACACAACCCACCACCCCACCCACCCCGGCGTTCTCTTGCCACCACCCAACCCCCACCCGGCAACACGACCGAAGCTCCCCCCATCCCTCCCCGCAACCTTCCCCCGGCCGGCCCCCCGATTCTTTTCCCCAACACAGTAGAGATCGGCTTGTCGAGGTACTCATTCCCGCCTTGACAAGCCGATCTCTACCGTCGTAACAATCAAAAATCGGGGTGCCCACCACATTCCCCAGTGCCAATGGTGTGCGCAGCACGCCGAGGCACCTTCAAACCCTCACTTCCGGTTGTACAACCGCATAGTCCACGTCCCAAACACCACCGTCAGCGCCGCCGCCGCCACCAGTGTCCACATGATCGCCGAGAAGTCCCACACCCCAGCCATCATCGACCGAACCCCGCTCACCAACTGCGTAATCGGATTGAACTCCACAAATACCTGCAACCACCCCGGCATCGTCGACGGATCCACATACACGTTCGACAGGAAAGTCAGCGGCATGATCACCATCATGCTCACCCCCATCACCGACTTCTCCGACCGCAACAGCAACCCGAACATCGTCCACACCCACGACAACCCGAACGAAAACACCAACAACAGCACAACTCCAGCCACCACACCCCCGAACCCACCAGGCGGCCGGAACCCCAGCACCAACCCCACCACCATGATCACCACAGACGCGATCACATACCGCAACGCGTCCCCCAGCAAATACCCCACCATCGCCGACGGCCGCCAAATCGGCAACGTCCGAAACCGGTCGAACACCCCTTTCTCGATATCCGTATTGACCGCCAACCCCGTATACATCGTGATCATCACAACACTCGACGCCAGAATCCCCGGCAGGAAGAACTGCAGGTACTGCGAAGGCGACCCCGCCAAGGCCCCACCGAACAAATACGTGAACATCAACGTCATCATGATCGGGAACGCCGTCACGTCGAACAGCTGCTCCGGCACGTGCTTGATCTTCAGCACCGCCCGCCGCCCGAACGTGATGGACGTCGACAACGCACTCGGCCGCGGCGGACGCTCCACCGCCACCAACAACGCCGCCAAATCCTCGACCTTCGGCGCCGCCAACTCGACATCAGCCTCACGTACAGTCGTCACACCGCCACCTCCTCACTCGCCGGACGATCAGTCAGAGCCAAGAACACCTCGTCGAGACTCGGCTGCCCCAAAGAAAACGTGTCGACGGTGATGCCGGCTCGCGCCAGCTCCGCCAACGCCCGCGACGCTCGGTCCGCCGCACCGAGATGCGCATCGGCCGACAACCGCGCCGTCAACGCCAGCGGATCCGGCTCCAGCTGCACCGCCGCGTCGAGCGTCCGCCCCAGCACCTCCGCCGCGACGGAACGCTGATCAGCGTCCCGCAACCGCAAATGCACAGCCCCGACCCCCACGGACGCCTTCAACTCCCCCTTGGTCCCCTCCGCGATCACCTTCCCGTGATCGATCACCGCGATCCGCGATGCCAGCTGATCGGCCTCGTCGAGATACTGGGTAGTCAGCAACACTGTCGTCCCCTGCCCGACAATCGCGCGCACGATGTCCCACACCTGGTTGCGGCTACGGGGATCCAGCCCCGTCGTCGGCTCGTCGAGGAACAGCAGATCCGGTGTGTTCAGAATGCTGGCCGCGATGTCCAACCGCCGCCGCATCCCACCCGAGTAGTTCTTCACCTGCCGCGCGGCCGCGTCGGTCAACCCGAACGCCTCCAGCAACTGCGCCGCACGCGACCGGGCCGCGGGCTTGCGATGCCCGAGCAGCCGAGCCAGCATCACGAGGTTCTCGGTACCGGTGAGATCCTCGTCGACCGACGCGTACTGCCCGGTGAGGCTCACCCGGCTGCGCACCGCGTCGGCCTCACGCACCACGTCCTTGCCGAATACCCGCGCCTCACCCCCGTCGGGCCTGGTCAACGTCGCCAGCATGCGCACGGCCGTCGTCTTGCCCGCGCCGTTGGGGCCGAGGACGCCGAAGACGGTGCCCGCAGGCACCACGAGATCGATGCCGTCGACCGCCCGGGTCTGCCCGAACACCTTCACGAGCCCGGCGGTCTCGATCGCCGGCCCGGCGGTGGCACTGCTCATGTCTGTCCCTTCCCGTCACAGTCGGTTCACGCGCAGTCGGTTCACGCGCAGTCGGTTCACGCGCAGTCGGTTCACGCGCAGTCGGTTCACGCGCAATACGGCCGCGCCCGCCGCCCGTCGCGCAGGGCGAGCCCCCACCAGACGAGCTCGTCGAGCAACGTCGTCACGGCGTGCGCGTAGCGCTCCGGATCGGGCCGGAACCCGCCGTCGGCGACGCGGCCTTCGAGCAGGTCGAGGCACACCGCGTCGCGCAACGTCGCCGTGTGCAGCTCGGTGAACACCCCACGGAGCTGCTCCACCGCGTATCGGCCGGCGGCGCGGTAGCCGTAGGAGACGAAGCCGACCGGTTTCGCCCGCCACTCGTCGTACGCGCAGTCGATGGCCTGCTTGAGCGACGCCGGGAAGCTGCGGTTGTACTCCGGTGTGACGACCACGTAGGCCTCCGCCGCCGCGATCCGCCGCGCGAACCCGGTCATCGCCGGGGTCGGCCGCGCCGGGTAGCACGCGGGGATCGCGAAGTCGGCGAGGTCGACCACGTCGAGGTCCAGGCCGGTGCGCACACCGGCCCGCTCGACGAACCACCGGCCGACGCCGCCGCCCACCCGGCCCTCCCGGGTGCTGGCGACGACCACGGCCACCCGCAGCTTCTCCTGCACACCCTCAGGGCGCCAGATGCGCGCGAGCCGTCGCCAGATCGGATCTGGCAGGCGAGAGGTCAGGCGTCCAGGCGCACGAACACCGAGAAGAGGAACACCACCGCGAGCGCCCACTGGGCACACCACAACACGATGTGTTCACTGCGCCGACGCCCATGCGCTCCCACCGAGACCGGTCCCGCGCCGGCAGTATCCGTTGAAACGTTTCATCATCGTGTTAGGCTGGCCGTCCCGAGGGCGAGGGAGGGCCGTGGTCGGCATCAAGGAAGTCGCGAAGCGCGCAGGCGTTTCGATCGGCACAGTGTCCAATGTGGTCAATCGGCCGCACGTCGTCGCGACGGCCACGCGCAACCGGGTCCTGTCGGTCATCCAGGAGCTGGGGTACGTGCGCGACGAGTCCGCGCGACAGCTGCGCGCGGGGCGTTCGCGGATCATGGCGCTGCTCGTGCTCGACCTCGGGAACCCGTTTTTCGTCGACGTCGCGCGCGGCGCCGAGGAAGCCGCGCACGCGCAGGGGATCAACGTCATCACGTGCAACAGCGGGCAGCGGGTGGAGACCGAGGCGTCGTACCTCGCGATGCTCGCCGAGCAGCGGGTGCGCGGCGCGTTGCTGAGCCCGGTCGACACCGCCGGCGACGCGATGCGCGCCTTCCGGCGCAGCGGGATCCCGTACGTGTTCGTGGACCGCAAGGTGCCCGCAGACGAGGCGAGCTCCGTGTCGGTGGACGACGTCGCGGGTGGCGCGCTCGCCGCGCGGCACCTGCTGGAGACCGGGCACCGGCACATCGGGTTCGTGAACGGCCCCACCCTCCTCACGCAGTGCCGCGACCGCGACGCCGGCGTGCGTTCCGTGCTCACCGGCTCGGGCGCGCAGCTGTCGGCGGTGGAAGCGATCGGCCTGGACGTCGCGTCGGGCCGCGACGCGGGCGCGCGCCTGCTCGGCATGAGCCCCCGGCCGACGGCCGTGTTCTGCGCCAACGACCTGCTCGCGCTCGGCGTGCTGCAGGCGATGGTCGGCGCAGGCGTGCGCGTGCCGGACGAGATGGCCATCGTCGGCTACGACGACATCGAGTTCGCGGGCGCGGCGGCCGTCCCGCTCACGTCCGTGCGCCAGCCCGCGTTCCGGCTCGGGCGCACGGCCGCCGAGCAGCTGCTGGCGGAGACAGACGAAAACCCGCCGCCGCACCGTGAAGAGGTGTTCACGCCGGAGCTGGTGGTGCGGGAGTCGACGCGCGTTCGGCGGTAACTGTTTACACCGGAGTGTACAGAGGGTTATAAACACTTCGTGGACACCGGCCGCAAGCTCCTGCCCCGCGCCGAACGCCGCGCGCAGATCCTCGCCGCGGCGCGCACGGCGTTCGCCCGCGACGGCTACGCGGCCACCACGATCGAGCTGGTCGCCCGCGAGGCCGGCGTGACGGCGACGATCATCTACCGCCACTTCGCCGGCAAGCCCGACCTGTACCGCGCCGTCCTCGACGACGTCCGCGACCGCCTGCGGGCGGCCACGGCGGACCGTCCCGACCCGGTGCGCGCGGCGGTTTCCGCGGCGGCCTCCGACCCGGACGGCTTCCGGCTGCTGTTCCGCCACGTCGCGCGCGAACCGGAGTTCAGCGAATGGGCGGCCGACTTCCGCTCACGGAGCTCGATGGTGGCCGAATCGGCGCTGCCGGCCGAAATCCCCGATCCCGCAGGCCGTTCGTGGGCCGCGGCTCTGCTGACGACCCTCACGGTGGAAACGATCCTCACCTGGCTCGACGCCGGCCGCCCCGCTTCCGAAGAGACTGTCGCCACCGCCATCGACGCCGCCTCAGCCGCCTTGATCACCACGATCGGAGCGCCATGACCTACCACGACGTCGGCCGCTTCGACGCCCGCGCCGACACCTACGACAAGTCGGCCATGCAGGGCTTCTTCGGCGCCGTCCACCGTGCAACGCTCTCCTTCGCCGCCACTGGTGCGCCCCGTTCGGTCCTGGACGTGGGCGCCGGCACCGGCGAACTGCTCGCTCTGGTTCACGGTCGGTTCCCGGATGCTGGTCTGTCCGGTGTGGACCCCGCGGCCCGGATGCTCGCGCGGGCGCGCGAAAAGCCCTTCCCGGCCACGCTTTCCGCCGGCTCCGTGGAATCCCTCCCCTACCCTTCGGGGAACTTCGACCTGGTGCTGTCCACGATGTCGTTCCACCACTGGGCCGACCCCGCCCGGGGCCTCTCGGAAATCCACCGCGTCCTCGCTCCCGGCGGCACGGCGGTCGTGGCCGAGCACTTCACCCGCGGGTGGCTGCGCTTTGCCGCTCGCCTCCTGCCGAGCCGCAACCGCACGGAAAGCATCGAGGAAGTCGTCACGCTGGCCCACAACGCCGGCCTCGACTTCGCCGGCCAAGCCACGGTGTTCCGTTTGGCCGGGCTGCCTTTCGTCACCGCCCTGCGGTTGCGCAAGCCCGGAAACGCCTGAGGGGCGGCACCGAAACGACACCGCCCCTCAGCACGCGGGTACCCGAAGCTGTGCCGGGTCGGGGCACCGGCACACCTTCGGGCAGCTATCCCCCCGTACCCAGCCGCATGGCCAGAGCGACCGCGCCGAGCAACGACGCGTCCTGGTCGAACCGCGCCGCCACCAGTTCCGGCGGGAACGGCACCGCGCCCGCCAAGCGGTCGCGCAAAACCGGCAGCAGCACATCGGCCGAGCGCACCAGCCCGCCACCCACGGCGATCCGCGAAGGATCGAACGCGATGGCCAGGTTGGCGACGTGCATGGACAACTCGTCCAACGCCGAGGTGACCAGTTCCTTCGCCTGC
The sequence above is a segment of the Amycolatopsis sp. 2-15 genome. Coding sequences within it:
- a CDS encoding ATP-binding protein: MTAALIGREHPASVLRAELARATASHGGLVLVTGEAGIGKTTLVTGLADEARERGALVLAGTCWESGSAPGYWPWVQVVRALRRAAEPHEWAAADSATLSALLGESPEPGDAFRLHDAVTSALITLSHDRPVVVVLDDLHWADPASLRLLDFAARHTWFERLLLIGTYRDVEVEAPGHPLHQLVLPLVAKATTVTLTGLDPAQVAELMGRTAGTDPGAELAADVHRRTGGNPFFVEQTARLWRSGSPVSAVAPGVADALQRRLSLLPAQVADLLSDAAVLGREFSLHLLAAVAGAPVPQVDHLLGQAIATRLVVALGEGRFAFAHDLVRESRYAGLGIEGAARRHAAVADSDLVGPAERARHAYLAGALVEPARTVELLLAATRDASARLAIEESIGHLRRALERAPTVRTRAVVELELGTVLWRVDDKDEAWEHFEGAVTAVRELDDAELLARAGLTLARVDPGGARHELVSGLLLEAHRRLCAGTPAEQLSLDRVTLELTARAAMLARDDEDDHALAFSLWARHDAIWGPGSGAERERLTDELAAIARRTGDRENEYFASSLKWVALLEQGDPRYLEQFRSFQALTENSGLRGAELAAKIDRSIICALHGRFADSDAALQQALDAHLGLSEREFGFMGDQLRWSALLLQGRFAELADLPARMSDAGHSHPGLLRALAAAHAGDAAATRELLAEATAEAPYSREFTPLWLRCQAQAAAVLADRPAAERLLAELAPYSGEWLVSLYGCDLSGPVDLWTGLLAATLGDHDLAVDLFTAAARSADRLRARPWSIEARSHLATAYQNLGDTTRAAELFDTVTAEATSLGMHHIPARVRSARTEPLPLNEFRRTDSVWCLRYSGHETRVPDSKGLRDLHSLLGRPGTDVPAVRLLSPEADFAPTFTGTPVLDDTAKAAYRHRLTELDAAIDHATTLGNDTRAATLDTERAALLTELRTSSGLAGRTRRLGDESERARKAVTARIRDAIRKLADLHPTLADHLHATITTGSSCSYHPPTPTPWRL
- a CDS encoding ABC transporter permease; the encoded protein is MTTVREADVELAAPKVEDLAALLVAVERPPRPSALSTSITFGRRAVLKIKHVPEQLFDVTAFPIMMTLMFTYLFGGALAGSPSQYLQFFLPGILASSVVMITMYTGLAVNTDIEKGVFDRFRTLPIWRPSAMVGYLLGDALRYVIASVVIMVVGLVLGFRPPGGFGGVVAGVVLLLVFSFGLSWVWTMFGLLLRSEKSVMGVSMMVIMPLTFLSNVYVDPSTMPGWLQVFVEFNPITQLVSGVRSMMAGVWDFSAIMWTLVAAAALTVVFGTWTMRLYNRK
- a CDS encoding ATP-binding cassette domain-containing protein; translation: MSSATAGPAIETAGLVKVFGQTRAVDGIDLVVPAGTVFGVLGPNGAGKTTAVRMLATLTRPDGGEARVFGKDVVREADAVRSRVSLTGQYASVDEDLTGTENLVMLARLLGHRKPAARSRAAQLLEAFGLTDAAARQVKNYSGGMRRRLDIAASILNTPDLLFLDEPTTGLDPRSRNQVWDIVRAIVGQGTTVLLTTQYLDEADQLASRIAVIDHGKVIAEGTKGELKASVGVGAVHLRLRDADQRSVAAEVLGRTLDAAVQLEPDPLALTARLSADAHLGAADRASRALAELARAGITVDTFSLGQPSLDEVFLALTDRPASEEVAV
- a CDS encoding NADPH-dependent FMN reductase, encoding MQEKLRVAVVVASTREGRVGGGVGRWFVERAGVRTGLDLDVVDLADFAIPACYPARPTPAMTGFARRIAAAEAYVVVTPEYNRSFPASLKQAIDCAYDEWRAKPVGFVSYGYRAAGRYAVEQLRGVFTELHTATLRDAVCLDLLEGRVADGGFRPDPERYAHAVTTLLDELVWWGLALRDGRRARPYCA
- a CDS encoding LacI family DNA-binding transcriptional regulator encodes the protein MVGIKEVAKRAGVSIGTVSNVVNRPHVVATATRNRVLSVIQELGYVRDESARQLRAGRSRIMALLVLDLGNPFFVDVARGAEEAAHAQGINVITCNSGQRVETEASYLAMLAEQRVRGALLSPVDTAGDAMRAFRRSGIPYVFVDRKVPADEASSVSVDDVAGGALAARHLLETGHRHIGFVNGPTLLTQCRDRDAGVRSVLTGSGAQLSAVEAIGLDVASGRDAGARLLGMSPRPTAVFCANDLLALGVLQAMVGAGVRVPDEMAIVGYDDIEFAGAAAVPLTSVRQPAFRLGRTAAEQLLAETDENPPPHREEVFTPELVVRESTRVRR
- a CDS encoding TetR/AcrR family transcriptional regulator, with amino-acid sequence MDTGRKLLPRAERRAQILAAARTAFARDGYAATTIELVAREAGVTATIIYRHFAGKPDLYRAVLDDVRDRLRAATADRPDPVRAAVSAAASDPDGFRLLFRHVAREPEFSEWAADFRSRSSMVAESALPAEIPDPAGRSWAAALLTTLTVETILTWLDAGRPASEETVATAIDAASAALITTIGAP
- a CDS encoding class I SAM-dependent methyltransferase; amino-acid sequence: MTYHDVGRFDARADTYDKSAMQGFFGAVHRATLSFAATGAPRSVLDVGAGTGELLALVHGRFPDAGLSGVDPAARMLARAREKPFPATLSAGSVESLPYPSGNFDLVLSTMSFHHWADPARGLSEIHRVLAPGGTAVVAEHFTRGWLRFAARLLPSRNRTESIEEVVTLAHNAGLDFAGQATVFRLAGLPFVTALRLRKPGNA